The genomic segment GCCGACTTGAATCCAAAGTCGAACGAACGAGCTGAGAACCGCGACTGGCCGCGGAGAAAGAAGGCTGTCGATGCCACATACCTGAACACAGCGCGCAACCAGCGAgcccaacttcttcttctccatgatCTTGGTGTTGCCCTCGAGTATCGCTTGCGAACCCGATGTGGGTGGGTGGATAGACGACGCAGCCGGCGACGGAGGCGGAACGAAAAGAGGTGCAGGTttgttgttgtcgaagaAACGGAATTTCCGCATGCTCGAGCGAGAAGAATTGAACGAGCCAAGCGAGTGTTTGTTCTCATGCACGGTTCACTTTAGCGTCGCGCTAAAGCCCACATGCGCGTTGCCTTCACTTCTATTCTCACTGCTGTTTTAACAGCGCTGATGACGACGCAGATACCGTGGGAGACGAAGAGTTGTCTAGACAAGGACATTGTCCTACTCTTTCGTCGCAGAGTTGGTTGCACAGCGCGACTTCCGTGTCTGTGTGATTGCAAACACTTGCTGCTGCCCGCGGGCTGTGCCATGCGAACGGGGAAGAATGTCGTCCAAGAAACTTGGTTCCTGTTGTGTCTCATTCCGAGCGGTTCTGGAGATTATGGACTGCGCTGTGGAGATGCTTTGCGCTGTGCGGAGGAACGACCGGTCCCATCGTCAGGAGAAGGTGGTCGCATCCCAGTCCGATTCAGGTGGCACAACTGTGTTCATGTTTGagctgagcagcagagaagcaTGCAATCGCGTGGAGAATGGTAGTACTCCGGGTCGCATGCGTGCTTCGGATCTACCTCTCGTACGATGGAAGTGACATGAAGTCCAACATTAGAGCGCTGCTGTCAAAGGCAAAGCATCCCCTCACTCTCTGGATTATCCAACACGTGCAATGAGCAGGCTTATCGCGAATTTTTGACTGTGTTCACTCGACACGCTTTCGGAAATTGCCCTCGAATGTCTCCAGCACTTGAAAAACGATTTTGTATCTTATCAGAGTGCCTGCAAGCTTGCTAAAGACATTGAACAAAATTGTGGATTTTCCTGAGCGCTGACTCTCCTGAGCTGTACGATCTCGAATCTTGGGTAAACCGAGTCTCATTGAGCTGGGAATGTTCCAATCCAAAGTCGCGACGCACGAACTCAGAAAATTTCGAGAACGTGCCAAGAAACAGGACTGTCGCAGACCATAGATTCGCCAATGTCGTTCCCTGTGCCAAAGTCAGCATGGGAGGTCTCGCCCAAATAACTTCACCACCATCCTTGACCGACTGCAAGCTGGTCAGCAGGGACCTGCGCACTTTTCCAAAATCGAACTTGCGTTTCGCCCAGGCTGCTGGCAGCCAGCATTTAGTGATATACTCCCATGTCCGATCAGCCACGATAatctttcctcttcttcggccaCTCTTTCACCCAAACCTCCAACTGCTTGACAATCCTCTTCTGGACTCTCCTCACGCGCTTATTTTCGATACCATTCCAAATACTCATATCACTGCAATGGAAGCCACCCGGGACAATCTCGACAGGCACTTGTGGAGTACTCTGTAATGGTCCTCCAGGCAGGACTTCAGCGTCTGCCGAGACACTTGCCTCACGCCAGGGATCGAATTCGCCGTTGACAAAGATCAGGCGGCTCGTATTGATATTGCTCCAGCCACCCGTGTATGCATTGACATCCGCTTCTGTGCGGCCTGCTGCGAGGCCATATGTCTCTCCATTGGGGCCTGGGGGGAACATGAGACCGCATTGCCGCAAGGCGTAGTCTGTTGTCAAAAGACGTGACACTAAAGTAGGTCGACCTGGAGGGCTTCCGTTGTGCCAGTAGCCGAAAGGCTCGTTGCAGGTCATCCAGATCCACTGACGGTTGACCTGATTCGCCGGCGAAGTGTCAGTAaagagaggagaggaagcaTTGTATGTGTCGTAGCACCGTGTgttgttggtggtgttgaaTTCGGCATATTTGTACGTCGATGAGCAGAAGTCAGGAAGTTTGACGTCTTTCCACCAGGCGGCGTAGCCATTGAGAGCTTTTTCGAGACCCACACCTTCTGGACCCGGGATGGTGATCTTCCGTTTTTTCGCATTGACAGCATTCTCGATGTAATCACACCACTTCCAAAAGCCTGTATCATCGCCGAACTGGTTGCCTTGCCAAGACCATGGGGCCAAAGCTAGGGCAGCCATGAAATCGTCGTTGTGCTCAACGTCCTGCATGCCGAAACGAGATTTGAGAGCACGCTGCTCTTCCTTGGAGCCGTGCGTCAGGATGCCGTCCATATGTTCGATGACGAGTGATACATCCTTGCTGCAGTTCTGAGGCATGCCTTGCTGTATGGGCAGATAGTAGGCCCAGTAGTCTGAGATGGCCTGCACAGGCGCGCTCGAAGCAAGGTATGCCCAGAAAGTTCCTGGGTCGACTCGTGCAACAGCTGCCGTGAGTACACCGGCATAACTGCCGCCCATCATTACCCACGGCACGTCTTGAGCATTGCTCCCGCCTTTCGGAGCAAATGGCAATTGTACTTCGCGAGCGAAGTGAGTGACGTCTTTGATGCTGTTCTCCAGCGTGAGATATGTTAAATTCGCAGTGCTCAGATCCGTGAAGGGACTGCTGTTGCCCCAATAGCGGTGTTCAAGCACAATCGTGGCTGCCCCAATGCGCTCCGCCAGGTGGCCCGTCATCTGAAAGGAGGTTAGCCATCTATTCGTTGCATTGGTCTCGCCCGGCGTGTAGAAGACTACTGGCGACCCGGGACCCTTCCAGTGTGTCGTATCGTAAAAGTAGAGCTGGTCAAAGGTGCCCAGATCTGGATTCTTGTGATCGATCAGCTGCTTGAACGTGCTGTGATGGTGCCTTGGCTTGAGAGCCACTTTGCCACCTGGCAGATCCGGTTGATGTCCCCAGGCTGCTACTGTGTTAGGTGCCGTCTCGATCGGACGCAGGGAATGCTTATTGTCTGCTTCGTTGGATTCTCACCCGCGGGAGGAGACTCACCAGCCATGGCTCGGCCATTCACAGACAGCGTGGCTGCGACCAATAATATAGAGAATTTCATCGTTACCCGTTACCGTAGACGGACCAGCAGAATATCTGGCAGTGTGCTGTTCTCGATGTTGCTTCGTGAAAGCAGAGAGGGGGAAGGACTGAGTGGTAGTTCCGTGCAAAAAGAAACAAAAAAATCCAGCTGTCGCTGTCACGTAGATTTCAATTCACGGTCCGTGCCGATACGCACCGAGTGAAGTTACCACACAGTGAGGGACGAACGCTCCACTATCACAATCAACTGCAACCACGAATGTCGAGGATGAGTTAGTTCCACAGCTCACCAATCACGCACGGTTTAGGTCATGGACATTCCATCTCCGGCTTGGTACAGTGCTGCCCATGTATAGACTCCAGGATTCGCAAGAGCTTATTTCAACGTGCCATCTTCTCATGCGCCAGCTAACACTCTCCGTCACAACAGTGCATCGAATGTTGTCCTGTCGTGGCAGCCCGCATGTCCAGGGTTGTTGACGCAGCCAGAGAGCGCTGAACGCCTTCCCTCCATCTTGTGCGATGTGCTTGCAAGTTGTCGCGACAGCATCGGTGCTACTTTCGCCTTGTCGAATCGAACTCGTGCGAGGCTGGCAATGTCGCGGTGGGAGCTGGAGATATCAAGCGATTTCACAACCGGTGCTGGACTTAACGCTTCGCAGCGACGTAGCATGGCAGGTCGCTGTCAGACGCCCGTTGGAGTCGATGGCACAAAAGACCATGTGAGTTGAAGTCGATGGAGGAATGCAAAGACAGCGCGGCTTTGCgggttgaagaagaggaagatcgcAATGCCCGGCTCGTCGGCTACGCGCTTCCGAGACCCACCTTCCCGACTTCCTCCTCCGCTCTCgacttctctcctcttccctcGTGCCAACAGCACCCAGATACCGCGTACCACGCATCTCCTCCAAGCCACGCGATCCGCTACCACGTCGCCATGTCTCACAACACTGCAAATCTCCGCCGGAACGAGGCACTTCGCGAGGTTGAAGTGCTCCGCCTTGAGATGACAGACCGGCTTCGCAGTCCCGTCTGAGGCACAGTCGGAACAGAAGACAGCGAGTTCGCGCGATGCATGCCGCTTCCAGACTACTACACCGCGCACCAGCCGGGTCGATGGATATCATGGGCAAGACTTGGCCCTTTTCGACATCACTGAGGGAACCGGAGGGGCTCCCGCCGTGCCAGGGCATCTTCGCTGCCTTGCGAAGCCGCAGACGCGTTTTGCTTGGCCGAGCCTGTCCAGAACACGTGATACTGGACCAGCCTCGTGACCTTCGAGATGTAACGCGTGCGGTCATCTTTTGTTCTGGACGCTGACATGCGAGGCTCACATGGCAGGTCAATTTCGTGCAGAGACAGACGTTGGGGCAATCGTTGGCTCCATGTGATTGCTTGCCTCCTACCACGCACGATTTCTTCTACAGTGGCGAAAAACTCCGATGAGCCAAGATCGTACTGCATTCACGTGCTGCGCTTTGACACTGCTCCGCTGTTGACGTCTCGAACGGTAGGAGATCGCCGCCATCACCTGGTGAGGATGTCTCATCGCGAACTGGCACGCGCAACTCCTTGGCTAGCGAGAGGAGATCCATGGCTTGCCCAGGTGCACAGGAGAAGTATCACCAGCAACGAATCTGTGGGTGCTATTATCAGTGGGATCGTCACTTGCAGTCCATGGAAGCTGTTCGCCAAGCAAGCTGTAGACCCTCCGCGGCTTCGGCTCGTGACTTCCGCGTGCCGCCATGACAGCGAGTCCGGCACATACGAGGGCTGATCATGTCGTCGACGATCAAAGACATCCGGTGTGGATAGCTGCACTCTGCCCGAACGCTCACGCTACTGTGCAGATGCTCGAGCCGCCGACTCCTGAATTGTGGCACCATGATCCCGTTGCCAAACTTGCAGAAACGTTGTCATGGCTGAGACTCTACAGACGCCACACGACTGCCACGCATCCTTTCGCTTGTTGAACCGCAAGAGACGAACGTTTTCCAAAGCCTGCGTTGTGGCTGATCGATGCAATCAATGATGGACCCGTCTTGCCGGCACGGGAGACGGGACTGCGAGCTATGCACAATCATCCAGCTGCGAAGCAAGTACGAGCTCACAATAGGAACGCCAATACATTGCCCCTGTGCAACGGAAGGC from the Cercospora beticola chromosome 9, complete sequence genome contains:
- a CDS encoding uncharacterized protein (antiSMASH:Cluster_1~MEROPS:MER0093133) — translated: MKFSILLVAATLSVNGRAMAAWGHQPDLPGGKVALKPRHHHSTFKQLIDHKNPDLGTFDQLYFYDTTHWKGPGSPVVFYTPGETNATNRWLTSFQMTGHLAERIGAATIVLEHRYWGNSSPFTDLSTANLTYLTLENSIKDVTHFAREVQLPFAPKGGSNAQDVPWVMMGGSYAGVLTAAVARVDPGTFWAYLASSAPVQAISDYWAYYLPIQQGMPQNCSKDVSLVIEHMDGILTHGSKEEQRALKSRFGMQDVEHNDDFMAALALAPWSWQGNQFGDDTGFWKWCDYIENAVNAKKRKITIPGPEGVGLEKALNGYAAWWKDVKLPDFCSSTYKYAEFNTTNNTRCYDTYNASSPLFTDTSPANQVNRQWIWMTCNEPFGYWHNGSPPGRPTLVSRLLTTDYALRQCGLMFPPGPNGETYGLAAGRTEADVNAYTGGWSNINTSRLIFVNGEFDPWREASVSADAEVLPGGPLQSTPQVPVEIVPGGFHCSDMSIWNGIENKRVRRVQKRIVKQLEVWVKEWPKKRKDYRG